A portion of the Corynebacterium rouxii genome contains these proteins:
- a CDS encoding ABC-ATPase domain-containing protein, with the protein MRCSMGTLFQRLSSLDGKGYGAYKSIAGRHALEGLSGAELFLDKVQSDPYAPASLSRVRVPLAVLPFSGSLSTHQRDLLNRRIAGEFCHGLAIDCPGQQVLSRAAVTQLDDALQICFEVQLPARGRRIRGREAAQLLCNALPRALDRALCITAGGDALQVELDAAAELERDQAALRGALAGAGLVAFIADGSILPRQAGNSDEPKSHAIPFSAPDSLAHEFALPSGRTVRGMGIPQGVTLIVGGGYHGKSTLLSALVTGVYDHVAGDGRELVVADPTAVALRAEDGRAITGVNISPFINGLPSGERTTSFSTTNASGSTSQSAALMEALEAGARTLLIDEDTSATNFMIRDARMRRLVPADREPITPLVDRARELWRDHGISTVVVAGGSGAFIDIADTVIAMDAYTPHDVTTQAQQLINTTPTVPALTPMTWPTPRVVARVRTQRDQRGRAPKPPRARGIDTIQHGSCDIDLRAISQLACTSQTQAIARIIATLEKRADGHTPMITLVNDVLAEVETHGWAALSGQRAGSHAERHPGRVAMPRLQEVMAALNRYRGLSLVV; encoded by the coding sequence ATGCGGTGTTCTATGGGCACTTTATTTCAGCGGTTGAGCAGTTTAGATGGCAAGGGTTATGGCGCGTACAAGTCGATTGCAGGACGGCACGCCTTGGAGGGGCTTTCAGGGGCGGAGCTGTTCTTGGATAAGGTGCAGTCGGATCCATACGCGCCGGCGTCGTTAAGCCGTGTGCGGGTCCCGCTGGCCGTGCTGCCATTTTCAGGGAGCTTATCGACGCACCAACGTGACCTGCTTAATCGCCGAATCGCGGGGGAGTTCTGCCACGGTTTGGCCATTGATTGCCCCGGCCAGCAGGTGTTGTCGCGGGCGGCGGTGACGCAGCTAGATGATGCGCTGCAGATTTGTTTTGAGGTGCAGCTGCCGGCGCGGGGGCGGCGTATCCGTGGGCGTGAGGCGGCCCAACTGCTGTGCAACGCCTTGCCGCGGGCACTCGACCGTGCGCTGTGCATAACCGCTGGTGGGGATGCGCTACAGGTCGAGCTGGACGCGGCGGCGGAGCTGGAGCGCGATCAGGCTGCGCTGCGGGGTGCGCTCGCGGGTGCTGGGCTGGTGGCGTTCATTGCCGACGGTTCCATTTTGCCTCGTCAGGCGGGCAACAGTGACGAGCCGAAGTCCCATGCGATCCCGTTTTCTGCACCCGACTCCCTGGCCCATGAGTTTGCGCTGCCGTCGGGGCGGACCGTGCGCGGCATGGGAATCCCGCAGGGTGTGACCCTTATCGTCGGTGGCGGCTACCACGGCAAATCAACGCTGCTATCCGCTCTGGTCACCGGCGTTTATGACCATGTTGCCGGCGATGGCCGTGAGCTTGTCGTCGCCGACCCTACCGCCGTCGCCCTACGCGCCGAGGACGGCCGCGCGATCACGGGTGTTAACATCTCGCCATTTATCAACGGGCTGCCGTCGGGGGAGCGTACCACCTCCTTTTCCACCACCAACGCCTCAGGCTCCACATCGCAGTCCGCCGCCCTGATGGAAGCACTCGAAGCAGGTGCGCGCACACTCCTCATTGATGAGGACACCTCCGCCACCAACTTCATGATTCGCGACGCACGCATGCGCCGCCTCGTCCCCGCCGACCGCGAACCCATCACCCCGCTCGTCGACCGCGCCCGCGAACTATGGCGCGACCACGGCATTTCCACAGTCGTCGTCGCCGGCGGCTCAGGCGCCTTCATCGACATCGCCGACACCGTCATCGCCATGGACGCCTACACACCCCACGACGTAACCACCCAAGCGCAACAACTCATCAACACCACCCCAACAGTGCCTGCTCTCACGCCAATGACATGGCCCACTCCGCGGGTGGTCGCGCGCGTCCGCACCCAACGTGACCAGCGCGGACGCGCCCCCAAGCCGCCACGCGCCCGCGGAATCGACACCATCCAGCACGGTAGCTGCGACATCGACCTCCGCGCCATCAGTCAACTCGCCTGTACCTCCCAAACCCAAGCAATCGCCCGCATCATCGCAACCCTAGAAAAGCGTGCCGACGGCCACACGCCCATGATCACACTGGTCAACGACGTGCTCGCGGAGGTAGAAACCCACGGATGGGCAGCACTCAGCGGGCAGCGCGCAGGCTCTCACGCCGAGCGACACCCAGGGCGCGTGGCCATGCCCCGGCTGCAGGAAGTTATGGCGGCGCTCAACCGCTACCGCGGGCTTTCGCTTGTGGTGTGA
- a CDS encoding Fic family protein — MPQWVTRHWIPADGSGISRRDRQGGSYEAYIPDTLSDASFVIPVELAQKAAEIERSIIALGRRDGAGQLESIARLLMRSEAISSSRIEGIAPNVDKVVLAELAQEEDVRGFKESAEAVARNLQVLRSVENSFATTPEITPEHLGQLQSELLGAHPTVPVGIRKIQNWIGGPGRTPIGAEFVPPPPEEVPTLMTDFCRYFNGAAHGALTQAAIIHAQFETIHPFADGNGRVGRALIHGTLLRRGLTHQTILPISLILGTWSKRYVEGLTAFRQGDVPRWLDTFFDAAQEAVTQANLLADQLLGIQQDWEQHLDEYRKSQGKTRALRADSIDFKLLTGLAAHPIVTAKTLERLYGVTWSNARRALEDLQAAGILRGKVIGTRGTTGYYADDILSLITHADRQLASSQFDTRLAQPSGRAVPTPPVLPLGSALLG, encoded by the coding sequence ATGCCTCAATGGGTTACGCGTCATTGGATACCGGCTGACGGTAGTGGCATTTCTCGAAGAGATAGACAAGGCGGCAGCTATGAGGCATACATCCCTGACACACTTTCTGATGCCAGTTTCGTTATTCCTGTGGAATTGGCGCAAAAAGCTGCGGAAATCGAGAGAAGCATTATTGCTTTAGGGCGGCGAGATGGTGCGGGGCAACTGGAAAGCATTGCGCGCCTGCTGATGCGCTCGGAAGCGATTTCGTCGTCACGCATTGAAGGCATTGCGCCTAACGTTGACAAGGTTGTTCTTGCTGAATTGGCACAAGAAGAAGACGTTCGTGGCTTCAAGGAAAGTGCTGAAGCCGTGGCGAGAAACCTACAAGTGCTTCGTTCCGTAGAAAATTCCTTTGCTACTACACCAGAAATTACCCCAGAGCATCTTGGGCAGTTGCAATCTGAGCTCCTTGGCGCGCATCCAACGGTTCCTGTAGGGATACGAAAGATTCAAAACTGGATTGGCGGACCTGGTCGAACACCCATTGGGGCCGAATTTGTTCCGCCACCGCCTGAAGAAGTTCCCACCTTAATGACCGATTTCTGCCGGTACTTTAATGGTGCTGCACATGGAGCTTTGACCCAGGCTGCAATTATCCATGCCCAGTTTGAAACTATTCATCCGTTCGCGGATGGAAACGGCCGTGTTGGGCGTGCCTTGATCCATGGGACTCTATTGCGTCGTGGGTTAACGCATCAAACAATTCTGCCTATTAGTTTAATTTTGGGCACGTGGTCCAAACGCTATGTCGAAGGGCTTACGGCGTTTCGTCAAGGTGATGTTCCTCGTTGGCTCGATACCTTTTTTGATGCAGCACAGGAAGCCGTCACACAGGCGAATTTACTGGCTGATCAGTTATTAGGGATCCAACAGGATTGGGAGCAACACTTAGACGAGTACCGGAAAAGCCAAGGTAAAACCCGTGCGCTGCGTGCAGATTCGATAGATTTCAAACTGCTCACAGGTCTTGCTGCGCATCCGATTGTGACAGCTAAGACGCTAGAGCGGTTGTACGGTGTGACCTGGTCCAACGCGCGCCGGGCGCTTGAAGATTTGCAGGCTGCGGGCATTTTGCGTGGAAAAGTTATCGGTACTCGAGGCACGACTGGTTATTATGCCGACGACATCTTAAGCCTGATCACTCATGCGGATCGCCAGCTAGCAAGTAGTCAGTTTGATACTCGCTTGGCGCAGCCATCAGGACGCGCGGTTCCCACCCCACCAGTTTTGCCTCTTGGGTCTGCCTTGCTTGGTTAG
- a CDS encoding ABC transporter permease yields MFLGIRDIRAAAGRFTLIASVVGLITLLIVMLTGLTQGLGKQNTSAIEALAPHSVVFTTAGDSSPEFTSSEISEQQIERWKDSTPLGVSQTRIESDQNANTTAVMGLPEGTKLPDSVGGSIEQGALLPAELADSLHVRAGDHITLGGATVTVAGTVKTENYSHTPVVWVDTATWQMVSHTKAVGTVLLLNQEPTTQPQDNEVVTDLKGAFQAMPAYKSERSSLVSMQAFLYIISALVTVSFLTVWTLQRTRDIAVLAALGASKRYLLIDALGQAAIILAAGVALGTGIGALLGWLIAGSVPFSLGWVSVLGPAFGIWILGLIGATIAVRNVTKVDPQIALGATA; encoded by the coding sequence CCTGTTGATCGTCATGTTGACTGGCCTCACCCAAGGCCTAGGTAAACAAAACACCTCAGCTATCGAAGCACTCGCACCACACAGCGTGGTGTTCACCACAGCAGGTGACTCCTCCCCAGAGTTCACCTCCTCGGAAATCTCCGAGCAACAGATAGAACGTTGGAAGGACTCCACTCCCCTTGGCGTTTCCCAAACCCGTATCGAATCGGACCAAAACGCCAATACCACCGCAGTGATGGGCCTTCCCGAGGGAACTAAACTCCCCGACTCCGTGGGCGGCTCCATCGAACAAGGTGCACTGCTTCCCGCAGAGCTCGCCGACTCCCTGCACGTACGCGCAGGCGATCACATCACCCTTGGTGGTGCCACCGTCACCGTTGCCGGCACTGTAAAAACCGAGAACTACAGCCACACCCCCGTGGTCTGGGTGGACACCGCCACTTGGCAGATGGTCAGCCACACTAAGGCCGTGGGCACAGTACTGCTTCTCAACCAGGAGCCAACCACCCAGCCTCAAGATAATGAGGTAGTTACCGACCTCAAGGGCGCATTCCAAGCAATGCCCGCCTATAAGTCGGAGCGCTCTTCCCTAGTGAGCATGCAGGCGTTCTTGTACATCATTTCCGCACTGGTCACGGTGTCCTTCCTGACCGTTTGGACGCTGCAACGTACCCGCGACATCGCCGTGCTTGCCGCGCTGGGAGCGTCGAAACGCTACCTGCTTATCGACGCCCTCGGCCAGGCCGCCATCATCCTCGCCGCAGGAGTGGCCCTCGGCACCGGCATCGGCGCCCTCCTCGGATGGCTCATTGCAGGCAGCGTGCCATTCTCACTCGGATGGGTATCTGTACTCGGCCCGGCATTCGGCATCTGGATACTTGGCCTCATTGGAGCCACCATCGCCGTCCGCAACGTCACCAAAGTCGATCCTCAGATTGCATTAGGAGCAACAGCATGA
- a CDS encoding Fic family protein, producing the protein MTYKSLKTHFHQDSDSSTRLYAQRITSESALRWDFNIGENPAFCLLTPELVTQSEQIFITERKIQEIWQALPPVATKGYLNKLLVNEIKATNDIEAVHSTRNEISAALQRKFWNEVTKNRFEEIARIYRELGSGTRPVPTTCEDIKNIFDTVTAGEIAEEDRIDDGLFRSDTTQIVSGTKVIHKAVPVEEIEPRIQIMLDILNDDDIPALIAAMVTHFMFEYIHPFFDGNGRTGRFLLAQKLYTVLLPPTVMALSPALFEKRNNYYKAFEETEHPLNKGDLTLFVATLLKILLQAQNAALTDLTARHDGYKKLNGSVDKRKTGNKVPDRHVDIQFLLGQAWLFSEERSIDLDILEKYFLETKATLRSDLETLCQKGLVVKRRSKPLAFALTSQACEELGLEAIE; encoded by the coding sequence ATGACATATAAATCTTTAAAAACGCATTTCCACCAAGATAGTGATTCCTCTACACGGTTGTACGCCCAGAGAATTACGTCAGAAAGTGCTTTGAGGTGGGATTTCAATATCGGAGAGAACCCCGCATTCTGCCTATTGACCCCAGAACTAGTGACACAATCCGAACAAATTTTTATTACGGAGCGAAAAATCCAAGAAATTTGGCAGGCACTTCCGCCGGTTGCCACTAAAGGCTATTTGAACAAACTTCTGGTAAACGAAATAAAGGCAACCAATGATATTGAGGCTGTTCATTCTACGCGGAATGAAATCTCAGCGGCTTTGCAACGAAAGTTTTGGAATGAAGTAACCAAAAATAGATTCGAAGAAATCGCAAGAATATATCGAGAGTTAGGATCTGGGACTCGACCAGTGCCAACGACCTGTGAAGATATAAAAAATATCTTTGACACAGTGACAGCCGGTGAGATAGCAGAAGAAGACCGTATCGACGACGGTCTCTTTCGCTCTGACACTACACAGATAGTCAGTGGAACAAAGGTCATTCACAAAGCTGTTCCTGTCGAAGAAATCGAACCACGGATCCAAATTATGCTGGATATATTAAATGATGATGACATACCAGCACTCATAGCAGCCATGGTCACACATTTTATGTTTGAATATATCCACCCATTTTTTGATGGTAACGGGCGCACAGGACGGTTCCTGCTCGCGCAGAAACTCTATACGGTTCTTTTACCTCCTACTGTGATGGCTCTATCGCCTGCTTTATTTGAGAAACGAAACAACTACTATAAAGCCTTTGAAGAAACCGAGCATCCATTAAATAAAGGTGACCTCACACTTTTTGTTGCCACATTGCTGAAAATACTTTTGCAGGCACAAAATGCAGCACTTACGGATCTGACTGCCCGGCACGATGGCTACAAAAAACTAAACGGGAGTGTCGATAAGCGAAAAACTGGCAACAAAGTTCCCGATCGCCATGTCGACATTCAATTTTTATTAGGACAAGCGTGGTTGTTTAGCGAAGAAAGATCTATCGATCTGGACATTCTAGAAAAGTATTTTTTGGAGACAAAAGCAACACTGCGTTCTGATCTAGAAACTCTTTGCCAAAAAGGGTTAGTGGTGAAACGTCGATCTAAGCCTTTGGCGTTTGCGCTCACATCTCAAGCATGTGAGGAACTGGGATTAGAAGCTATTGAATGA
- a CDS encoding DUF4177 domain-containing protein yields the protein MPQYEVLQVVLKEKFLGTGSANLTQLENVINSKAAEGYRLHTITTASSGSKGLMGGDRIQATMVFESLT from the coding sequence ATGCCACAATATGAAGTTCTGCAAGTCGTACTCAAAGAAAAATTCCTAGGTACTGGCTCCGCAAACCTCACCCAGCTTGAAAACGTAATCAACAGCAAAGCAGCCGAAGGCTACCGCCTACATACCATCACCACTGCCTCATCAGGCAGTAAAGGCCTAATGGGTGGCGATCGCATCCAAGCGACAATGGTCTTTGAAAGCCTTACCTAG
- a CDS encoding DNA/RNA helicase domain-containing protein, translating to MWIATPRGSKNKELSWAEKPHTFNEVGAIFTIQGFDLNYAGVIIGPSVQYRDGEIVFVPEESRNPNVRAKRTLSDGSKKSFAEDLLRNQLNVLMTRGVHGVYIYAVDPALQAELLKASASSRLLSITCEIVQVVRGDGILF from the coding sequence GTGTGGATTGCTACTCCCCGCGGTTCCAAAAATAAAGAACTTAGCTGGGCAGAAAAACCACACACTTTCAATGAAGTCGGGGCAATCTTCACGATTCAAGGCTTTGACCTCAACTACGCTGGGGTTATCATCGGCCCATCAGTCCAGTACCGTGATGGCGAAATCGTCTTCGTACCTGAAGAAAGCCGCAACCCTAACGTCCGAGCAAAAAGAACCCTATCGGATGGATCAAAGAAATCTTTTGCAGAAGATCTCTTACGTAATCAGCTCAACGTTCTTATGACCCGCGGTGTCCACGGTGTTTACATCTACGCCGTTGATCCAGCGCTACAGGCTGAATTGCTCAAAGCGTCTGCTTCTTCTCGGCTGCTGTCAATTACTTGTGAGATCGTGCAGGTAGTCAGGGGTGATGGAATCCTGTTTTAG
- a CDS encoding ABC transporter ATP-binding protein, giving the protein MSATPVLSITNASVVYPDGTSTVAALDSANVEIFPGELVAIVGESGSGKSTLLSIAGFLQEPTAGTVTLRGAEGLDATSTRREHIGFVFQQPNLLGSLTAREQLLITDHLRGTKPRKDRADELLARVGLEGLGGRRVAQLSGGQRQRVNIARALMGNPQLLLADEPTSALDARLSQEIVELLRDITKEFELATLMVTHDRSQLAYADRFVEMADGKALLKV; this is encoded by the coding sequence ATGAGCGCCACACCAGTTCTCTCTATCACCAACGCCAGCGTTGTCTACCCCGACGGCACCTCGACAGTCGCCGCCCTCGACTCCGCCAACGTGGAAATATTCCCAGGCGAGCTCGTAGCCATCGTCGGCGAATCCGGCTCCGGAAAATCAACCCTGCTCTCCATCGCCGGCTTCCTCCAAGAACCCACCGCCGGAACCGTGACACTCCGCGGTGCGGAAGGCCTCGACGCTACGTCGACACGCCGTGAGCACATCGGATTCGTCTTCCAGCAGCCCAACCTCCTCGGATCGCTAACTGCCCGCGAACAGCTGCTCATTACCGACCACCTGCGCGGCACCAAACCCCGCAAAGACCGCGCCGACGAATTACTCGCCCGCGTCGGACTCGAAGGACTCGGCGGCCGACGCGTAGCCCAACTCTCCGGCGGCCAACGCCAGCGCGTCAACATCGCCCGCGCACTCATGGGTAACCCCCAACTCCTGCTTGCCGACGAGCCCACCTCGGCTCTCGACGCCCGTCTCTCCCAGGAGATCGTCGAGCTCCTCCGTGACATCACTAAAGAATTCGAGCTCGCAACCCTCATGGTCACCCATGACCGATCCCAACTGGCCTACGCTGACCGCTTCGTAGAAATGGCCGATGGAAAAGCCCTCTTAAAAGTTTGA
- a CDS encoding superoxide dismutase family protein, producing MNTRAFSATSPRSKKFTMLGAGFVVAGVLSLTACGNSAEKAENASMSASASETSSGEMATPFATAKLVTQKGEDAGTVTFTTTQAGTEIKVDAKGLEPGFHGFHVHDKGKCEGDFKSAGGHLSGPNHAHGADHSAGYHPHAGDLPSLLAAQDGTAKLTVTTDALTPELLLSTDGASLIVHEGRDNFANIPERYAPEGPDQDTLKTGDAGARFACGVITAK from the coding sequence ATGAATACTCGTGCATTCTCTGCAACTTCCCCACGATCAAAAAAGTTCACAATGCTAGGTGCGGGATTTGTCGTAGCAGGTGTTTTATCCCTGACAGCTTGCGGTAACAGTGCTGAGAAAGCTGAAAATGCCTCGATGAGCGCATCGGCAAGTGAGACGTCGTCAGGCGAGATGGCAACCCCATTTGCTACCGCGAAGCTCGTCACGCAGAAGGGTGAAGACGCCGGCACAGTTACTTTTACAACCACACAGGCTGGGACTGAGATCAAAGTTGACGCAAAGGGGCTTGAGCCAGGGTTCCATGGTTTCCATGTGCACGATAAGGGTAAATGTGAAGGTGACTTCAAGTCCGCTGGAGGTCATTTAAGCGGGCCAAATCATGCACATGGTGCTGACCATTCCGCGGGATACCATCCGCACGCTGGTGATTTGCCCTCACTTTTGGCTGCTCAGGATGGCACTGCAAAGTTGACGGTCACGACCGACGCCCTGACCCCCGAGCTGCTTCTCAGCACCGATGGTGCCAGCCTTATTGTGCACGAAGGCCGAGATAACTTCGCCAACATCCCCGAGCGCTATGCGCCAGAAGGCCCTGATCAGGACACATTGAAGACCGGCGACGCTGGTGCTCGCTTTGCATGCGGTGTAATCACAGCAAAATAA
- the leuS gene encoding leucine--tRNA ligase yields MTSPSGNPPASSVSPTFRYSAVLAGEIEKKWQQYWIDNGTFNAPNPVGDLAVSGDKLPEDKLFVQDMFPYPSGAGLHVGHPLGYIATDVFARYNRMLGKNVLHTLGYDAFGLPAEQYAIQTGTHPRTTTMANIANMQRQLGALGLGHDPRRSVATTDPEFYKWTQWIFLQIFNAWFDTKQQKARPISELIPLLESGEVALPEGFEGSADSYSELDAVEKAKVVDEFRLVYRSHSMVNWCPGLGTVLANEEVTADGRSERGNFPVFRKKLSQWMMRITAYSDRLIDDLDLLDWPDKVKSMQRNWVGRSRGAEVDFDALGHTITVFTTRPDTLFGASYMVLAPEHELVDALVAASTNSYEGIDPRWTFGQATPAEAVKAYRASIAAKSDLERQENKEKTGVYLGVNAVNPVNGESIPVFIGDYVLTGYGTGAIMAVPAHDTRDYEFATEFGLPIREVVAGGNIAEEPYTESGVAVNSANDQGLDINGLDKQEAIARVIEWLVDKQKGSEKIQYKLRDWLFARQRYWGEPFPVVYDENGLAHALPESMLPVELPEVEDYKPVSFDPDDADSEPHPPLAKATEWTQVELDLGDGLKKYTRDTNVMPQWAGSSWYQLRYIDPTNSETFCDIENERYWTGPRSAEDSGGVDLYVGGVEHAVLHLLYSRFWHKVLFDLGFVTSREPYRRLFNQGYIQAFAYTDSRGVYVPADEVEEKDGKFYYQGEEVNQEYGKMGKSLKNAVAPDDICRDFGADTLRVYEMAMGPLDTSRPWSTKDVIGAHRFLQRLWRLVVSEDDGSIVVTDAALTDDDLKQLHRTIAGMRDDYEGLRINTVVAKAIEYVNYLTKAYGSTGAPRAAVEPLVIMVAAVAPHIAEELWKRLGHNDTITFVAFPEYEDKWLVDDEVEMPVQINGKVRARIMVPADATQDQISEIALASDAVTPHIEGKNVIKKIVVPGRMVNLVVK; encoded by the coding sequence ATGACTAGTCCAAGTGGAAACCCCCCGGCAAGTTCAGTGAGTCCTACTTTTCGATATTCAGCCGTTCTAGCTGGAGAAATTGAGAAAAAGTGGCAGCAGTACTGGATTGATAACGGTACTTTTAACGCCCCCAACCCCGTGGGCGATTTAGCCGTCTCTGGAGACAAACTCCCTGAAGACAAGCTGTTTGTTCAGGATATGTTCCCGTACCCATCTGGTGCCGGCCTGCACGTTGGTCACCCACTGGGATACATTGCGACGGACGTTTTTGCTCGTTATAACCGCATGCTGGGCAAGAACGTGCTGCACACCTTGGGCTACGATGCCTTCGGTCTGCCAGCTGAGCAGTATGCGATTCAGACGGGTACACACCCTCGCACGACCACCATGGCTAACATTGCGAACATGCAGCGCCAGCTGGGTGCATTGGGCTTGGGTCATGATCCTCGCCGTAGCGTGGCTACCACTGATCCGGAGTTCTACAAGTGGACGCAGTGGATCTTCCTGCAGATCTTCAATGCTTGGTTTGATACCAAGCAGCAAAAGGCCCGCCCTATCTCTGAGCTGATTCCGCTTCTGGAGTCGGGTGAAGTGGCGTTGCCGGAGGGCTTCGAGGGCTCTGCTGACTCGTACTCTGAGTTGGATGCGGTGGAAAAGGCCAAGGTTGTTGATGAGTTCCGCCTGGTTTACCGCTCTCACTCGATGGTGAATTGGTGCCCTGGTTTGGGCACGGTGTTGGCTAACGAGGAGGTCACCGCCGATGGTCGTTCGGAGCGCGGTAACTTCCCAGTTTTCCGCAAGAAGTTGTCGCAGTGGATGATGCGCATTACGGCATATTCGGATCGTCTTATCGACGACCTTGACCTGCTGGATTGGCCAGACAAGGTCAAGAGTATGCAGCGTAACTGGGTTGGTCGTTCGCGTGGCGCTGAGGTGGACTTTGATGCCCTCGGCCACACGATCACCGTGTTCACCACCCGTCCAGACACACTGTTCGGCGCGTCCTACATGGTTCTCGCCCCTGAGCACGAGCTTGTCGACGCCCTCGTCGCCGCCAGCACGAACTCCTACGAAGGAATCGACCCACGTTGGACCTTCGGCCAAGCAACCCCTGCGGAAGCAGTCAAGGCCTACCGCGCTTCCATCGCAGCAAAGAGCGACCTTGAGCGCCAAGAAAACAAGGAAAAGACAGGTGTCTACCTCGGCGTAAACGCCGTCAACCCTGTCAACGGCGAGAGCATCCCAGTGTTCATAGGCGACTACGTTCTCACCGGCTATGGCACCGGCGCAATCATGGCTGTGCCTGCACACGACACCCGCGACTACGAATTCGCCACCGAGTTCGGCCTACCCATCCGCGAGGTCGTCGCTGGCGGCAATATTGCCGAAGAGCCCTACACCGAATCCGGCGTAGCCGTGAACTCCGCTAACGACCAAGGCCTCGACATCAATGGCCTGGACAAGCAGGAAGCTATTGCCCGGGTTATCGAGTGGCTCGTCGACAAGCAAAAAGGATCCGAAAAGATCCAATACAAGCTACGCGACTGGCTCTTCGCCCGGCAGCGCTACTGGGGCGAACCATTCCCAGTCGTTTACGACGAAAACGGCCTCGCCCACGCACTACCCGAGTCCATGCTGCCCGTCGAACTACCCGAGGTAGAAGACTACAAACCAGTCTCCTTCGACCCAGACGACGCCGACTCCGAACCACACCCACCACTGGCCAAAGCCACCGAGTGGACCCAAGTAGAACTCGACCTCGGCGACGGCCTGAAGAAGTACACCCGCGACACCAACGTCATGCCACAGTGGGCCGGCTCCTCCTGGTACCAACTGCGCTATATCGACCCCACCAACAGCGAGACGTTCTGCGACATCGAAAACGAACGCTACTGGACAGGCCCACGCAGCGCAGAAGACTCCGGCGGCGTTGACCTCTACGTCGGCGGTGTCGAGCACGCCGTGCTCCACCTTCTGTACTCCCGCTTCTGGCACAAAGTCCTCTTCGACCTCGGCTTTGTCACTTCCCGCGAACCCTACCGACGCCTCTTCAACCAGGGCTACATCCAGGCATTCGCCTACACCGACTCCCGTGGGGTGTACGTCCCAGCCGATGAAGTAGAAGAAAAAGACGGCAAATTCTACTACCAGGGCGAAGAAGTCAATCAGGAATACGGCAAGATGGGCAAGTCCCTCAAGAACGCCGTCGCACCTGACGACATCTGCCGCGACTTCGGCGCCGACACCCTCCGCGTTTACGAAATGGCCATGGGCCCACTGGACACCTCTCGCCCATGGTCCACCAAGGACGTCATCGGTGCTCACCGCTTCCTCCAAAGGCTCTGGCGCCTCGTCGTCTCCGAAGACGACGGATCCATCGTTGTCACCGACGCAGCACTCACCGACGACGACCTCAAGCAACTACACCGCACCATCGCCGGCATGCGTGACGACTACGAAGGCCTGCGCATCAATACCGTGGTAGCCAAGGCTATCGAATACGTCAACTACCTGACCAAGGCATACGGCTCCACCGGTGCACCACGCGCAGCCGTCGAACCACTGGTCATCATGGTTGCAGCCGTCGCACCACACATCGCCGAAGAGCTCTGGAAGCGCCTTGGGCACAACGACACCATCACCTTTGTCGCCTTCCCCGAGTACGAAGACAAGTGGCTCGTTGACGACGAAGTAGAAATGCCAGTCCAGATCAACGGCAAGGTCCGCGCCCGCATCATGGTGCCTGCCGACGCCACCCAAGACCAGATCTCTGAAATTGCACTTGCCTCCGATGCCGTGACACCACACATTGAAGGCAAGAACGTGATCAAGAAGATCGTCGTCCCAGGACGCATGGTCAACCTAGTGGTCAAGTAA